From a single Bacteroidia bacterium genomic region:
- a CDS encoding response regulator transcription factor, whose protein sequence is MVKLLIVEDEAPLLLELVDYLSGMDYLCESAASFSEAEDKIALYDYDIVLLDLMLPGGNGLSLLRQLKKKNARTGVLILSAKDSLDDKLTGLDLGADDYITKPFHLSEINARIHALIRRKHFQGSEVIHFGAIGLDVKAQTVNVEGQNVELTKKEYDLLLFFIINKNRVLSKRSIAEHLWGDDYDMADNYDFVYVHVKNLRKKLLAAGSPDYLKTIYGMGYKFSEA, encoded by the coding sequence ATGGTCAAACTCCTGATAGTTGAAGATGAAGCACCCCTGCTGCTGGAACTGGTGGACTATCTCTCCGGGATGGATTACCTGTGTGAGTCTGCGGCATCTTTCTCTGAAGCCGAAGACAAAATTGCACTTTATGACTACGATATCGTGCTGCTCGATCTGATGCTCCCTGGTGGAAACGGACTGTCGCTGCTACGGCAATTAAAAAAGAAAAATGCGCGCACCGGCGTCCTCATCCTTTCCGCCAAAGACTCCCTCGACGACAAACTCACAGGCCTTGACCTTGGCGCTGATGATTATATTACCAAACCTTTCCACCTCTCCGAAATCAATGCCCGCATCCACGCCCTCATCCGCCGGAAACATTTCCAGGGAAGTGAAGTGATCCATTTTGGCGCTATCGGGCTGGATGTCAAAGCACAAACCGTAAACGTAGAAGGACAGAATGTGGAGCTTACAAAAAAAGAATACGACCTTCTCCTGTTTTTTATCATCAATAAAAACCGTGTTCTGAGTAAACGCTCAATTGCCGAACACCTTTGGGGCGACGACTACGACATGGCCGACAATTATGACTTTGTCTATGTCCACGTCAAAAATTTACGCAAAAAACTCCTGGCCGCAGGCAGTCCCGACTATCTGAAAACCATTTATGGTATGGGGTATAAATTTTCGGAAGCATGA
- a CDS encoding DUF5597 domain-containing protein yields MKNITTALLLFAALYLPVAAQMPVPHLAKKGNATQLLVEGKPFLILGGELGNSSATTMQYMEPVWSKLTTMNLNTVLVPVYWELIEKEEGNYDFSLYKDLITEARKHKLKIIFLWFGSWKNSMSSHAPAWIKQNQEKYPRVKDNNQRSQEILSAFSENVLRADQRAFENLMQFIKEFDIWEQTVIMVQVENEIGMLPSARDYHPLANKAFQQNVPARLLNYMQQQKAQLVPEFLQIWKTNGYKTSGTWEEVFGKGVHTDEIFMAWYYSVFANRIAEAGKKIYPIPMFVNAALNRPNREPGQYPSAGPLPHLMDVWKAAGTSVDFLAPDFYNPDFRHWCDLYTRQGDPLFVPEHAFDATVAAKSLYAIAQYEALGFAPFSIESTQKPEEETLGKMYGLIKELTPLIIANQGQGKIKGVLASKTSQETIVRMGKYELTCKHDYTLSWTPGARTDDWPVTAAMIIQTGEDEFFVAGTGIVITFKHVDNKSLNVGLLKVDEGKFDNEKWMISRHLNGDQTHQGRHVSIPVGQIATQRVELYLYE; encoded by the coding sequence ATGAAAAACATTACCACAGCCCTCCTACTGTTCGCCGCATTATATCTGCCGGTTGCGGCTCAAATGCCTGTTCCTCATCTCGCAAAAAAGGGCAATGCCACTCAACTTCTTGTCGAAGGGAAACCCTTTCTGATTTTAGGCGGAGAACTGGGCAATTCGTCAGCAACAACCATGCAGTATATGGAGCCCGTCTGGTCCAAACTGACCACCATGAATCTGAATACCGTTTTGGTGCCGGTGTATTGGGAACTGATTGAAAAAGAGGAAGGTAACTATGATTTTTCGCTATATAAGGATTTGATCACAGAAGCCCGTAAACACAAACTGAAAATCATTTTCCTCTGGTTTGGTAGCTGGAAAAACAGCATGTCAAGTCACGCCCCTGCCTGGATAAAACAAAATCAGGAAAAATACCCGCGGGTAAAGGACAACAACCAGCGTAGTCAGGAGATATTGAGTGCTTTCAGCGAAAATGTGCTACGGGCAGACCAGCGGGCATTTGAAAATCTGATGCAGTTTATCAAGGAATTTGACATTTGGGAGCAGACGGTGATCATGGTTCAGGTTGAAAATGAAATCGGCATGCTGCCTTCTGCAAGAGATTATCATCCCCTGGCAAATAAAGCTTTTCAGCAAAATGTGCCCGCCAGATTGCTGAACTATATGCAACAGCAGAAAGCGCAACTCGTACCGGAGTTTTTACAAATATGGAAAACCAACGGCTACAAAACCTCCGGCACCTGGGAGGAAGTGTTTGGGAAAGGCGTACATACAGACGAGATTTTTATGGCCTGGTATTATTCTGTATTTGCCAACAGAATTGCCGAAGCCGGCAAAAAAATATACCCGATCCCGATGTTTGTCAATGCAGCCTTAAACCGACCCAATCGGGAGCCCGGCCAGTACCCCAGCGCAGGACCACTCCCTCATCTTATGGATGTGTGGAAAGCCGCGGGCACTTCTGTAGATTTTCTTGCCCCTGATTTTTACAATCCCGATTTCCGGCACTGGTGCGATCTTTACACCCGGCAGGGCGATCCGTTATTTGTGCCCGAACATGCATTTGATGCAACCGTGGCCGCAAAATCGCTGTATGCGATTGCGCAATATGAGGCCCTCGGATTTGCCCCTTTTTCGATCGAGTCAACCCAGAAGCCCGAGGAAGAAACACTGGGAAAAATGTATGGATTGATTAAAGAATTAACGCCTCTCATCATTGCCAATCAGGGGCAGGGGAAAATAAAAGGCGTGCTGGCCTCAAAAACCAGTCAGGAAACCATCGTGAGAATGGGAAAATACGAGCTGACCTGCAAACACGACTATACCCTGAGCTGGACACCAGGCGCCCGAACCGATGACTGGCCTGTCACTGCTGCCATGATTATTCAGACCGGCGAAGACGAATTTTTTGTCGCGGGTACAGGCATTGTCATCACCTTCAAACATGTAGATAACAAAAGTCTCAACGTAGGCCTGCTGAAAGTGGATGAAGGAAAATTTGACAACGAAAAATGGATGATCAGCCGCCATTTGAATGGCGACCAGACGCATCAGGGCAGGCATGTCAGCATTCCGGTGGGGCAGATAGCGACACAGCGGGTGGAGTTGTATTTGTATGAGTAA
- a CDS encoding TonB-dependent receptor has translation MIALLPYSMIFAQVTGTVTTESGEALSGVTVRVQGTSQGSLTDDNGKYRIDGTTSSSVLIFSYIGYGTVEETVGSRKVIDIALTETNGSLEQVVIIGYGTQKRSSVTGAVSSVSSEDLKALPVVSLTQSIQGRVPGVQVTNNSSPGTEPIIRIRGVGSVSLNPNPLYVIDGIPAGGINNIDPKDIESLEVLKDASAAAIYGSRAANGVILVTTKKGSSGKMQVSLDSYYGMQSAWRTLDLLDRDQYIQYGTALLTASGQPVPGRFTNLNTPVYDGASTTFAQTNTDWQDVMFRNAPISDNKISLSGGNDKSRFYTSLGYFSQDGIMPFTSYNRKSFRINSDHKVNKFITIGQTLMIAGDQQVAERDGGGRSLVMNTMRMIPYWPERDPTKLGGFSTTAQGLDATDPENPLRVAEQEQQNQVNNGFKMIGSLFADVNFTSWLKYRFTMGIDYANNRFNGFLPIYDDGNRTRPLASLQDNRSQFNSTVYTNALTFDKGFGRHNVNILAVAERQDSKFQSLNSSGQRPDNNIMVLQGISNPSTNSSISENTLFSYIGRLNYNFAEKYLVSASVRRDGSSKFAPGKKWGTFPAVSLGWRISEEAFMDAVPAISELKLRGSWGQSGYNAIGDYEWQPLVQANNTLYPFGNNPALGSYFNQLGNIDLSWEVTTMTNFGVDMSLWNNKVFLTAEYYNRQTDGLLLRVPVPVSIGYSSSPLANVGSMRNYGFESSLGYNHSSDNFNWSLSGTFDITRNEVQSLATANATIDAGANSDFGGFAITRTQEGQPIQSFFGWQVEKIFQTQEEIDALNAKAPNGYYQNDKTAPGDIKFVDVNNDGQVNADDRDFLGSYLPKFSYGLNWTGNYKNFDFTLYIQGVYGNKVYNGTKVIGQGMLRLFNASTDVLDAWTPSNTDTDVPRAVSGDPNQNSRTSDRFLEDGSYMRVKNLSIGYTIPNIGNATNNVINRIRIYVSSQNLLTFTKYTGYDPEVGSKYGALLTQGIDYGQFPQARTIMAGINLGF, from the coding sequence ATGATTGCATTGCTACCCTACTCTATGATTTTTGCACAGGTAACAGGTACCGTAACTACTGAAAGTGGCGAAGCCCTCTCTGGTGTTACCGTACGAGTACAAGGTACAAGTCAGGGATCTCTCACTGATGACAATGGCAAATACCGTATTGATGGAACGACCTCATCCAGTGTACTGATATTCAGTTACATTGGCTATGGAACGGTAGAGGAGACGGTAGGTTCAAGAAAAGTCATTGACATTGCTTTGACAGAAACCAACGGATCCCTGGAGCAGGTTGTAATTATCGGTTACGGTACACAAAAAAGATCTTCTGTAACAGGTGCGGTTTCATCCGTTTCCAGTGAAGACCTGAAAGCGCTCCCGGTTGTGAGCCTTACTCAATCTATCCAGGGCCGTGTTCCGGGTGTCCAGGTTACCAACAACAGTAGCCCTGGTACCGAGCCTATCATCCGGATACGGGGTGTAGGTTCTGTCAGCCTTAACCCCAATCCGCTGTATGTGATTGACGGTATTCCTGCCGGTGGCATCAACAATATCGACCCCAAGGACATCGAATCCCTTGAAGTACTGAAAGATGCGAGTGCGGCGGCTATCTACGGATCACGTGCGGCAAACGGTGTTATTCTGGTTACTACCAAAAAAGGTTCTTCTGGCAAAATGCAGGTGAGTCTTGACAGCTACTATGGTATGCAATCTGCGTGGCGTACACTTGATCTGCTGGATCGCGACCAGTATATACAGTATGGCACTGCCCTGCTCACAGCTTCGGGGCAACCGGTTCCGGGACGTTTTACCAACTTGAATACCCCGGTTTACGATGGCGCAAGCACAACTTTTGCGCAAACTAATACAGACTGGCAAGATGTCATGTTTCGCAATGCACCCATTAGCGACAACAAAATTTCGCTGAGTGGAGGTAATGACAAATCTCGTTTTTACACTTCTCTGGGTTATTTCTCACAGGATGGTATCATGCCATTTACCAGCTACAACCGTAAGAGTTTCCGGATCAATTCCGATCACAAAGTTAACAAATTTATTACGATCGGACAGACCCTGATGATCGCTGGTGATCAACAAGTAGCGGAAAGAGACGGTGGGGGACGCAGCCTCGTAATGAATACCATGCGTATGATTCCTTACTGGCCTGAAAGAGATCCTACCAAACTGGGCGGGTTCAGTACCACCGCTCAGGGACTTGATGCTACCGACCCTGAAAATCCCCTTCGCGTTGCAGAGCAGGAACAACAAAACCAGGTCAACAATGGATTCAAAATGATCGGTTCCTTATTCGCAGACGTGAATTTCACCAGCTGGCTGAAGTACCGCTTTACGATGGGGATTGATTATGCCAACAACCGGTTTAACGGCTTCCTTCCGATCTATGATGATGGGAACCGCACGCGCCCACTCGCCTCACTTCAGGACAACCGCAGCCAGTTTAATTCGACGGTTTATACCAATGCCCTTACTTTTGACAAAGGCTTTGGCAGACACAACGTAAACATACTGGCTGTAGCTGAACGTCAGGACTCGAAATTCCAGTCCCTGAATTCCAGCGGACAGCGTCCGGACAACAATATCATGGTGCTGCAGGGTATTTCTAACCCTTCTACCAATTCTTCCATTTCGGAAAATACGCTCTTCTCTTATATCGGACGTCTGAACTACAACTTTGCTGAAAAATACCTGGTAAGTGCATCGGTACGCCGTGATGGTTCGTCCAAATTTGCACCCGGTAAAAAGTGGGGTACATTCCCAGCCGTTTCTTTGGGATGGAGAATTAGTGAAGAAGCCTTCATGGATGCCGTCCCTGCTATCAGTGAATTGAAACTTCGCGGAAGCTGGGGACAATCTGGTTATAACGCCATAGGCGATTACGAGTGGCAGCCGCTGGTACAGGCCAACAACACGCTGTATCCTTTTGGCAATAATCCTGCATTGGGCTCATACTTCAATCAGCTTGGAAACATCGACCTCAGCTGGGAGGTTACAACTATGACCAACTTTGGTGTAGATATGTCGTTGTGGAACAATAAGGTTTTCCTTACCGCTGAATATTACAACCGTCAGACAGATGGTCTTCTGCTGCGTGTTCCCGTTCCGGTATCTATCGGTTATTCCTCCAGCCCGCTGGCCAACGTAGGCAGTATGCGCAACTACGGATTTGAGTCAAGCCTGGGTTACAATCACAGCAGCGACAACTTCAACTGGAGCCTGTCAGGAACATTTGATATCACCCGCAACGAGGTACAGAGTCTGGCTACTGCCAATGCAACCATTGATGCAGGCGCAAACTCAGACTTTGGCGGTTTTGCGATTACCCGCACACAGGAAGGACAGCCGATTCAGTCTTTCTTTGGATGGCAGGTAGAAAAAATCTTCCAGACTCAGGAAGAGATTGATGCTCTCAATGCAAAAGCACCCAACGGTTATTATCAGAATGACAAGACGGCTCCCGGCGACATCAAATTTGTTGACGTGAACAACGATGGCCAGGTAAACGCTGATGACCGCGACTTCCTTGGAAGTTATCTGCCTAAATTCTCCTACGGTTTGAACTGGACAGGTAACTACAAAAACTTTGACTTCACCCTCTATATTCAGGGTGTGTATGGCAACAAAGTGTACAACGGAACCAAAGTCATTGGTCAGGGTATGCTGCGCTTGTTTAATGCTTCTACTGACGTACTGGATGCGTGGACACCTTCAAACACCGATACCGATGTACCTCGTGCCGTGAGTGGTGACCCCAATCAAAACTCCAGAACCTCTGACCGTTTCCTCGAAGATGGTTCTTACATGCGTGTGAAAAACCTGAGCATCGGCTATACAATTCCAAACATTGGTAACGCAACCAACAATGTGATCAACAGAATTCGCATCTATGTCTCATCACAAAACCTGTTGACTTTTACCAAATATACAGGATATGATCCGGAGGTGGGTTCCAAGTATGGAGCATTGCTCACACAAGGTATTGATTATGGTCAGTTCCCTCAGGCCAGAACGATTATGGCAGGTATAAACCTTGGTTTCTAA
- a CDS encoding RagB/SusD family nutrient uptake outer membrane protein — MMKKIFIIFTVLIIGTITSCNKEDLDKVNPNGVTLDTYFRNGAELTAGVNSIYALVQSNSLVSREWFFTHDLRSDEMASGGGQLETPRNQLLIGVHDPGNALVNAIWQGWYRTIHRSNVIISKAPTVEDIDDGLRNRLIGEARFLRAWAYYEIGTFFGSAPVYTDFVQTVDGSNAKSSQTEVYGVAIEDLIAAQTLLPATYDANNLGRATKAAAQTLLARVYLQKGDYNSAKAELEKVVNSGLYSLTPEYLDLTNEEGEFNSESIFEVVYSPSGGSYNWGADSDGQAVQEETVRTQEYSAVGWRNVIPSNKLLNSYERVSKGDAKDDPRYDFSYWLENEPFNNGNSIMTPDRVQGNTSIVDGVEQKVSWQKYSVLYKLDAGYATSAINQRIMRYADVLLMLAECENELGNQPAAISLVNQVRARPSVDMPPIPTANIPAGNQGEVRKAIQHERMIELAGEQVRNFDIIRWRKNGKLDQEPISYFLPNKHELLPIPQTEIDNNPKLTQADQNPGY; from the coding sequence ATGATGAAAAAGATTTTCATAATTTTCACTGTACTTATCATAGGTACCATTACAAGTTGTAATAAAGAAGATCTCGACAAGGTAAACCCAAATGGTGTTACCCTTGACACATATTTTAGAAATGGTGCAGAATTAACAGCAGGTGTCAACTCTATTTATGCACTGGTGCAGTCAAACAGCCTCGTTTCCCGCGAATGGTTTTTTACTCATGACCTTCGCAGTGATGAAATGGCTTCCGGCGGAGGTCAGTTGGAAACTCCCCGCAACCAGTTGCTGATCGGGGTACACGACCCCGGCAATGCATTGGTCAATGCCATCTGGCAGGGATGGTACCGCACCATTCACCGCTCAAATGTAATTATCTCCAAAGCGCCTACCGTTGAAGATATTGACGATGGGCTGCGCAACCGGCTGATAGGAGAAGCCCGCTTCCTTCGCGCATGGGCTTATTATGAGATCGGCACATTTTTCGGAAGTGCTCCTGTTTACACCGACTTTGTACAGACCGTCGATGGTTCCAACGCCAAGTCCTCCCAAACCGAGGTATATGGTGTAGCAATAGAAGACCTTATTGCCGCTCAGACATTGCTGCCCGCTACCTATGATGCCAACAACCTGGGAAGAGCAACCAAAGCTGCTGCGCAAACCCTGCTGGCTCGTGTTTACCTTCAAAAAGGAGACTACAATAGCGCTAAAGCAGAACTGGAAAAAGTTGTGAATTCCGGACTCTATTCCCTGACACCAGAGTACCTCGACCTTACCAATGAAGAAGGTGAATTTAACAGTGAATCCATTTTTGAAGTAGTGTACTCTCCTTCCGGTGGTTCTTATAACTGGGGCGCAGATAGCGACGGCCAGGCCGTGCAGGAAGAAACTGTGCGCACACAGGAATATTCTGCCGTAGGCTGGAGAAACGTCATCCCTTCCAACAAACTCCTCAACTCCTATGAGCGGGTTTCCAAAGGTGATGCAAAGGATGATCCTCGCTATGACTTTAGCTACTGGCTGGAAAACGAACCGTTCAACAATGGCAACAGTATCATGACGCCTGACCGTGTACAGGGCAATACTTCCATTGTCGATGGTGTCGAACAAAAAGTATCCTGGCAAAAATATTCCGTCCTGTATAAACTCGATGCAGGTTATGCTACCAGCGCGATCAACCAGCGTATTATGCGGTATGCAGATGTACTGCTCATGCTCGCTGAGTGTGAAAATGAACTGGGCAACCAGCCAGCCGCCATTAGTCTTGTAAATCAGGTACGTGCAAGGCCTTCCGTTGATATGCCGCCTATTCCTACAGCAAATATTCCTGCCGGAAACCAGGGCGAAGTGAGAAAAGCCATTCAGCACGAACGTATGATTGAGCTTGCTGGTGAGCAGGTGCGCAATTTTGATATTATACGATGGAGAAAGAATGGTAAGCTCGACCAGGAGCCTATCTCTTATTTCCTGCCCAACAAGCATGAACTGTTGCCAATCCCGCAAACCGAGATCGACAACAATCCAAAACTGACACAAGCCGACCAAAACCCAGGCTATTGA
- a CDS encoding VCBS repeat-containing protein has protein sequence MKFYAFPLAIFALLIGCVGKQNTLFRSLDTSETGIGFRNDLFPDDTINAFNFTNFYNGGGVGIADFNQDGIPDICFTANQANPELYIGKGSLKFEKVAQTGLLNPGWVTGISIADVNQDGWPDIYLSMAQHTSFKSSVNQLYINQKTQIPSFREEAKAYGLDFAGFTMQTAFFDYDQDGDLDAFMLNTAPDISNPNHLRLSINNGTHPSSDKLFKNTGKQADGTWHFEDASAEAGIRFEGLGLGLALTDVNQDGFTDVYCSNDFQSDDALYLNNGDGTFTNIIKQAVKHTSLYGMGIDAADFNNDSHRDIFQLDMLPEDSERQKQMIARGDYDKKRLSQAPQFNYQLQYMRNSLQVNLGISDTIPMFSEQGFLYNVAATDWSWSVLMADFDLDGWKDVFITNGYRKNVTDLDFITYNKTQNIFGNRQTQEQNRQEILKAIPEIKLKNYAFKNIPNHSFQNTSSSWGIDQASYSNGAAYADLDMDGDLDLVVNNIDEAAFVYENRSIDKNYIEVAFKGLEGNKEGIGASVKIWTDSICQVYDYFPVHGYLSSMNTPLVIGLGNHKTIDQLEITWTGGKKQLFSDVAAGQQLVAEEADAIKTDQKNLPSQALFTEKNSLLKFEHKESNYVDFLRTPTLQKMLTRNGPVIAKGDFDGDTRTDIVIGGAFNGSPTVIFYQQPDGSFIPKDTLPTDQMEVGAIAVFDANQDGIADIFIAPGASENPMTQREAFQPLLFMGNGKGFTLNPSLPPLNISAESVLAQDFNEDGKMDILLGGSYVPDTYPNTCKSVLLVQQDGIFRQAESDWMPDDMAIKDMESVDIDQDGDMDVVMTGYWSGVILLRKKGKEYVRENLNLPSGWWNCVKPADVDNDGDIDLVLGNEGLNCIFKASPSQPVTLYAKDFNADGRIDPIWGLFLKDKEVAIHPLGTLTDQIIQFKKRYQLFKDYSQADLSDLFTSGDLEGAIDYQVTELRSGIARNDGTGKFAFTAFPLAAQQAPVNDLFIEDLNGDGTGDILLAGNFYPNEPIFGQSDASYGVLLLGKGNGKFVECPMDESGLKLDGDVRKIIYLKQEKLIVATRNQGTTLVFSQF, from the coding sequence ATGAAATTTTACGCCTTTCCACTCGCCATTTTTGCATTACTCATCGGTTGTGTTGGCAAACAAAATACATTGTTTCGAAGCCTCGACACTTCCGAAACCGGTATCGGTTTCCGAAACGACCTCTTCCCCGACGATACGATCAATGCCTTTAATTTTACCAATTTCTATAATGGTGGAGGGGTGGGAATTGCAGATTTTAATCAGGACGGGATCCCCGATATTTGTTTTACCGCCAACCAGGCAAACCCCGAACTTTACATTGGGAAAGGTTCCCTGAAATTTGAAAAAGTTGCACAAACGGGTCTCTTAAATCCCGGTTGGGTAACCGGTATCAGTATTGCAGATGTCAATCAGGACGGTTGGCCGGATATCTACCTGTCTATGGCGCAGCATACTTCTTTTAAAAGTTCCGTCAACCAGCTATATATCAACCAAAAAACACAAATCCCCAGCTTCAGGGAAGAAGCAAAGGCTTATGGGCTTGACTTTGCCGGATTTACCATGCAAACGGCCTTCTTTGATTATGATCAGGATGGAGATCTGGATGCTTTTATGCTCAATACAGCGCCTGATATCTCTAATCCCAATCACCTCAGACTTTCCATCAATAATGGTACTCACCCATCGTCGGATAAGTTATTTAAAAATACAGGAAAACAAGCCGACGGAACCTGGCATTTTGAAGATGCTTCTGCCGAAGCAGGCATCCGTTTTGAAGGCCTCGGCCTGGGTCTGGCACTCACTGATGTCAATCAGGATGGGTTCACCGATGTCTATTGTTCCAATGATTTCCAAAGCGATGATGCCCTATATCTCAACAACGGAGATGGAACCTTTACCAATATCATTAAACAGGCCGTAAAACATACCAGTTTATACGGTATGGGCATAGATGCCGCAGATTTTAACAACGACTCTCACCGCGATATTTTTCAGCTCGATATGCTGCCGGAGGATAGCGAACGGCAAAAACAGATGATTGCCCGTGGCGACTATGACAAAAAACGCCTGAGCCAGGCACCTCAATTCAATTATCAGTTGCAATACATGCGCAATTCCCTTCAGGTCAATTTAGGGATCAGCGACACCATTCCGATGTTCAGCGAACAGGGATTCCTCTATAATGTGGCGGCAACAGATTGGAGCTGGAGTGTGCTTATGGCTGATTTTGATCTTGATGGCTGGAAGGATGTATTTATTACAAATGGCTACCGCAAAAATGTGACTGACCTCGATTTTATTACTTATAACAAAACCCAAAATATATTCGGCAACAGACAAACTCAGGAGCAAAACCGACAGGAAATACTAAAGGCGATTCCGGAGATCAAACTCAAAAACTACGCTTTTAAAAATATCCCCAACCACAGTTTTCAAAATACTTCCTCCTCATGGGGCATTGACCAGGCCTCGTACTCCAATGGCGCAGCTTATGCCGACCTCGATATGGATGGAGACCTGGATCTTGTGGTAAATAATATCGACGAAGCGGCTTTTGTCTATGAAAACAGAAGCATCGATAAAAACTATATAGAAGTGGCTTTCAAAGGCCTGGAGGGCAATAAGGAAGGAATAGGCGCTTCCGTAAAAATTTGGACAGACTCTATTTGTCAGGTCTATGATTATTTCCCGGTACATGGATACTTGTCAAGTATGAATACGCCATTGGTTATTGGGCTGGGAAATCACAAAACAATAGATCAACTGGAAATAACCTGGACAGGAGGGAAAAAACAGCTATTTTCAGATGTGGCTGCCGGCCAGCAACTTGTAGCTGAAGAAGCGGATGCCATCAAAACGGACCAAAAAAATCTACCATCACAGGCATTGTTTACAGAGAAAAACTCCCTCCTGAAATTTGAACATAAAGAGTCAAATTATGTCGATTTTCTCCGTACCCCTACCCTTCAAAAAATGCTTACCCGCAATGGCCCGGTCATCGCAAAAGGTGATTTTGATGGAGATACACGCACCGATATAGTCATTGGCGGCGCTTTCAACGGAAGCCCTACCGTCATTTTTTACCAACAACCCGACGGAAGTTTTATCCCCAAAGATACCCTACCCACTGACCAGATGGAAGTGGGAGCTATCGCTGTATTTGATGCCAATCAGGATGGCATTGCGGATATCTTTATCGCCCCGGGTGCAAGTGAAAATCCTATGACGCAGCGCGAAGCGTTTCAGCCGTTGTTGTTTATGGGAAATGGAAAAGGATTTACCTTAAACCCTTCGCTGCCCCCGCTAAATATCTCCGCTGAAAGTGTATTGGCACAGGATTTTAATGAGGATGGGAAAATGGACATTCTCCTGGGAGGAAGTTATGTCCCTGATACTTATCCCAATACCTGCAAAAGCGTTTTACTGGTTCAGCAGGACGGCATTTTCCGTCAGGCAGAATCTGACTGGATGCCCGATGATATGGCAATTAAAGACATGGAATCGGTTGACATTGATCAGGATGGTGACATGGATGTGGTAATGACCGGATATTGGTCAGGGGTAATCCTGTTGAGAAAGAAGGGAAAAGAATATGTGAGAGAAAATTTGAACCTGCCTTCTGGCTGGTGGAATTGTGTAAAACCTGCAGACGTTGACAACGATGGAGACATTGACCTTGTTTTGGGCAACGAAGGCCTGAACTGTATATTTAAAGCTTCGCCTTCGCAGCCGGTAACGCTTTACGCCAAAGATTTTAACGCAGACGGCCGGATAGATCCTATCTGGGGACTTTTCCTCAAAGACAAAGAAGTTGCCATTCATCCTTTGGGCACCCTGACTGACCAGATCATTCAATTCAAAAAACGATATCAGCTCTTTAAGGATTACTCGCAGGCTGATTTAAGCGATCTTTTCACCTCAGGGGATTTAGAAGGCGCGATCGACTATCAGGTTACAGAATTGCGCTCAGGCATCGCACGCAACGACGGTACGGGTAAATTTGCATTCACCGCTTTCCCTCTGGCCGCACAGCAGGCACCGGTAAATGATTTATTTATAGAAGATTTGAATGGCGATGGAACCGGGGATATTCTCCTTGCCGGCAACTTTTACCCCAACGAACCGATATTTGGGCAAAGCGATGCGTCATACGGGGTGCTTCTGCTCGGAAAGGGTAATGGCAAATTTGTGGAATGCCCGATGGATGAAAGCGGGTTAAAACTTGACGGAGACGTGCGGAAAATCATCTACCTTAAACAGGAAAAATTGATTGTCGCAACCCGCAATCAGGGCACAACGCTGGTTTTCTCTCAGTTTTAA